From a single Chlorocebus sabaeus isolate Y175 chromosome X, mChlSab1.0.hap1, whole genome shotgun sequence genomic region:
- the HAPSTR2 gene encoding HUWE1-associated protein modifying stress responses 2, with protein MEEQQKEGEAEVAEHWFSKWERQCLAEAEQEEQLPPELQEEAAAELAGLKSEKQKLWHLFQISATAVAQLYKDSGCQQQGLSMWDPFQNAAMAVTSLYKESGDAHQRSFHLGVQVGHQRRIKDVLEWVKKGRSTIRREDLISFLCGKVPPAPPPPRTPRTPPKPPTGAPSQAVATESSSSVDVDLQPFQEATALHGLSGAMAGISMRSGDSPQDSGVASSGRRKSSFLEDDLNPFGSEELALHLDSGGIRKRTSAQCGDGTTDSPIQKRNRMV; from the coding sequence ATGGAGGAGCAGCAGAAGGAGGGCGAGGCCGAGGTCGCGGAGCATTGGTTTTCCAAGTGGGAGCGCCAGTGCCTGGCTGAGGCCGAGCAGGAGGAGCAGCTGCCCCCCGAGCTGCAGGAGGAGGCGGCTGCAGAGTTGGCGGGGCTCAAGAGCGAGAAGCAGAAGCTGTGGCACCTCTTCCAGATCTCGGCCACCGCCGTTGCTCAGCTTTACAAGGATTCTGGGTGCCAACAGCAAGGACTTTCCATGTGGGACCCCTTCCAGAATGCGGCCATGGCCGTGACCAGCCTCTACAAAGAGAGCGGGGATGCCCACCAACGAAGTTTTCACTTGGGGGTCCAGGTTGGCCACCAGCGTCGCATCAAAGATGTGCTGGAGTGGGTGAAAAAGGGCCGGAGCACCATTCGTCGTGAAGACTTGATTAGCTTCCTGTGTGGCAAAGTGCCCCCCGCTCCTCCTCCACCTCGCACTCCTAGGACACCCCCGAAGCCACCCACTGGGGCCCCCAGCCAGGCTGTGGCAACTGAGTCCAGCTCATCGGTGGACGTCGACCTGCAGCCCTTCCAGGAGGCGACCGCCCTGCATGGCCTCAGTGGCGCTATGGCCGGCATCAGCATGCGATCAGGCGACTCGCCTCAAGACAGCGGTGTCGCCAGCAGTGGGCGCCGAAAAAGTAGCTTCTTGGAGGACGACTTGAATCCCTTCGGCTCAGAGGAACTGGCCCTCCATCTGGACAGTGGGGGGATCCGCAAGCGCACCTCGGCCCAATGCGGTGATGGCACCACAGACTCACCAATCCAAAAGCGCAACCGAATGGTCTAA